In the genome of Ammoniphilus sp. CFH 90114, the window AAGTATGTTTAGGAATCTAAAAATGTTTAAGTTAGGACTTGTCACACTGTCTACGCTTGTTTTGGTTTCCATTTCATGGTTCGGCTCCAATCCTACCTATATCTATTCACCCTCTAAGCCAAAGGTAAAGAATCCTGAGCAATTGACTACAGTACGTGTACAAGCAAATGAAGATTATAGTTCCTCAACATTAGAATTAGGAAGAAAGATGTTTTATGAGGAAACGTTTGGTAATGAAGTATTTTTTACGGATATTATGGGTTCTTTCGATGGCCCCTTGACGTTGGCAAATATAACGAAAGCGGTTATTTCCCTTGGAGGAAGAGGTACAGCAAACCTACAGGTAGAGTTAGCCGAATCTTTTAAGGTTGGCGACAAAAGCTTTCAAAAAGGAGAACTTTTCGATACCGGACTTGATGTTGCGAAAGGAGCTTATTCTCCGCTGGGGGTGAAGATTACCTTTGACGATGGAAGGTTGAAAGCAGGGATTAGCTGTGCGCTTTGTCACGCTACTGTGGATGGGAAAACAGGAAAGGTGATGCAAGGTGTTCCTAATACAGATCTGAACGTTGGATGGATGCTAGCCATGGGGACGAACACTGCCTCCTACTTTACACATACAGACATAAAGAGCCTTGAGGACTATTTAATTGATTCAGATCGCACAATAAAGGATTCCGAAGGAAAAATTGTCCGTCTACCGGATCCTAAAATCCTCGAAGAAACAGTCGACCGGGATCTTGTGAAGTGGCCAAGAGGGAGTAATGACACCACTCTTGATTTCATGAACAATCCTGTGCAAATTCCTGATAGCTTTACCCTTGGTGATCACCCTTATGGCTGGAGCGGGCAAGGTCTCATTGGTCCCTATCAAGGATTGAGTGCTGCCATTAACAACGCTCATGCGCAGAATACGGATGGCCTTTCTCAAACAGAAATCAGTAAACCTGTTCTTGGCATTGATAAAGAAGTTTATCTTGGAACAGTACTACAAAATGCTGCGACATCTAAATACCGTTATGAGCCGAGTCTGCAAGAAAAACCGAGCGAGTTCTTAGCTAAAATTGATCCAACTCCAGGTGTGACGGGGGTGAATGAATTGATCAGGGCCCCATTTTATCCTAAGATTTCCTATATATCTAGCGTAGGTCATTTTCAAGGATCTGCACGCTATAAGGCTTGGGAGCAGGTCAATGCGATGTCAGCTTGGATGAATACAAATAGAGTGCCTAAGCCCGAGATAGAAGTGGATAACCAAACAGTTGAAATAGGAAAAGAAGTGTTTATTCGTGCAGGGTGTGTAACCTGTCATGCGGGTGATTATCTTACGAATAACCGAATAATTCCTGTTAAGGAGGTAGGGACGGAAGCAAGCAGGGCAAGAGGGTTTCAGCTAACGGAAAGATTCTTTGCAGAGCCGTCTATGTGGAGCAAGAATACACCCGTACCAATTCCTGATAGTGCACAATCTGTCCCAATAACAATTACAGAAGATCAGCGAGACCAATTGAAACTGGCTTGGGCACACGATAAAACAAATGGGGGGTATAAAGTGCCAAGCTTACTTGGTCTGTACTGGTCAGTTCCCTATCTTCATGATGGAGGGGTTTCTGTGGGGAAAGATCTGGAGAAAGAAGTCGGAGCATCCCTTACTCTCCACCGGGGGGTTCAACCCGATCCTTTCAATAGTATGAGAGCGATGATTGATCGTGAATTGCGAAGACGGGTCATTCAAGCTAATCGGCAGGCAAAGGATTTAGCCCACGTGACAGGGGAAGGGCATAGTTACTGGGTTGATGATCAAGCTGGTTTTACATCGAGGGAACAGGATGCATTAATCATGTATCTGTTTTCCATCCACGACCCGGGGGAGAAAGCGAAATGAAAGCATTAACCTATCAAGGAATCATGAATGTAGGGATTACACATGTTCAAGATCCTGTGATTCAGGCCCAGGATGATATGATTATCAGAGTAACTCACAGTTCAATTTGCGGCTCTGATCTTCATTTCTATTACGGTATGATTCCAAGCATGGAAAAGGGCTTTATACTTGGTCATGAGACAATCGGTATTGTTGAGGATCTGGGAGCTGGAGTACACCATCTCAAGAAAGGAGATAAAGTCGTCATTCCATACTGCATCGCTTGTGGGCAGTGCTCTTTCTGTCAGGAGGGTTTAGAATCTCAGTGTGACGTGTCAAATCGAGAAGCAGAGGTAGGGTCTGCCTTTGGTTGCTCTAGATTGTTCGGAGATTATGATGGTGGCCAAGCGGAGTTACTTCGTGTTCCTTTTGCCAATTATACGTCCTTTCTCATTCCACAGGATAATGAGATAGCAGATGAAGAGCTTCTCTTACTGACAGATGCTCTTCCTACAGCTTACTGGAGCGTCCTTCATGCTGGAGTTAAACCAGGAGACACGGTGATTGTATTAGGCAGCGGGCCAATCGGACTGCTTACGCAGAAGTTGGCTTGGCTTCTGGGAGCAGAAAGAGTGATAGCAATCGATCACGTTCCTTATCGGTTAGAACATGCTCAACGAACGAATAAAGTAGAAGCTTTTAATTTTAAAGAAGTGGATGATTTAGGTCTATTGCTTAAAGAAGAAACGCGTGGTGGAGCGGATGTGGTCATTGATTGTGTAGGGATGAATGGGGTATTCACACCTCTTGAGCTAGTGCAGACTGCTCTTATGCTTCAAGGAGGAGCTATGGGGGCGATAAGGATGGCTTCCCAAGTCGTACGAAAGGGAGGGACGATCCAACTGACAGGAATCTATGGTATCCGTTATCAGGGATTTCCGCTTGGAGACTTATTTTCAAGAAATATTACTTTAAAAATGGGGTTGAATCCGGCAACCCACCTTATTCCCCCACTCTATCGGATGCTACGCGAGAAGAAATTGGTGGCTAACGATATTATTACTCATCAGCTCGGTCTTAAGGAAGCGGAGAGAGCTTACGATATATTTGCGCACAAGAAAGAGGGATGTATTAAAGTGATATTAAAACCGTGATTGCTGGCTGGAAAACATTGGGGTACAATGAAAGAAAAATTTAAAGGAGAAACAAGGCTTATTATGTTTATGGATTTTTTTCGGTGGCTTCATATCGCTGCAGGATTTCTTGCTCTATCGATTTTCTGGGTGCCGATCCTGACGAAAAAAGGAGGCAAGGTTCATAATCGAGTAGGGTGGGTGTATGTCGCATCAATGGCTACAGTTTCGGTCTCGGCCTTGTACATGGGGGTCTATCGGATCCTATCCCCTCAAAGTGACTTAGATACCATAGCTTTCTCATGGTTCTTGGTTTTTATCTCCATCTTAAGTGGGGGAACAGCTTGGTATGGGGTCCGTGTTCTACGATTTAAAAAGCATCAAGGGAAACATCGTGAGTGGGTAGACCTACTCTTGTCATCCTTACTCCTGATCTCAGGGGTAGGAATAAGTATTTATGGCTTTCGACTGGGATTTCCCTTACTTCAGTGGTTTCCTCTAATCGGAGTCTTTCTTGGAGCAACGCAGCTCTATTATTGGATCATCACACCGATGAAGAAGATGCGTTGGATCATCGAACATATCATTGGGATGTTAAGCTGTTGTATTGCTACGGTGACTGCCTTTACAGTGTTCGGAGCACCTAGATTGCTAGATATAGAATCGGTCAGTCCTTTGCTCTGGTTTCTTCCTTCCATGATCATGACGCCGCTTATTATTGGATTTAGCAAACATTATGAGAAGAAATATAATAAGAAGAAGGCTGTCGTATCGGGGTGATAGGAATAAGTCGACACAGGTTCCTTTTCCCGTTAATAAGTAAGTATCATTCCCACGTTGTAAACAGTGTAAATTGGAATCGATATAAATAACACTTTTCCTCGAAGTGTGAATCATGTAAAATGATATTAGAAAGCAAATTCCATACGATCGTTATGTAAGCAATGAGGAGTCTTCTGTATATGGGCACTTGGAAGATTAGGAGCTAGTAGTGCAACCGACCATTATAGGTCGGTTTTTTTTATTTACTTGATGCTGATTGGTTCTCAGGAGGTTACCATGTTACAGACGAAAACTCGAATTCAAGTTCAAAACAAAGATCATTTAAAACAGATTCATTATATGGGGTTGACTGAGGAACAACTTTTAATTTTGGCACGGCATCAATCAACTATTATGCCATATATTGAAGAAATCGTTGATAAGCTCTATGACGAGATCTATCAAGAACCCAGTTTTAGAACGATAATTGATCAACACAGTACACTAAGTCGTTTGAAGAGTGCACAAAAAAAATACCTAATGGATTCTATGGCTGGCTATATTGATGATAAGTATATTGAGGACCGGTATCGAGTTGGGCAAGTTCATGCCCGCATAGGGCTCGGTCTTACTTGGTATGTTGCCACTTACAATCGGTATATGGAGATTCTAATATCTATTATACATAGAGAGATACCTGAAGAAGAGGCGAGTCTGATACAAGCCATCCACTCCATTTTTAATTTTGATATACAGATTATACTAGGATCTTATAATCAGCAAGAAGTGGATCGAGCTGCGAATCCCTTACATTATGAGATGGAACGCATTCGATATCTTGTAGGCTTTACAAATGAAGATATAGAGGTACTAAATGAATATGGGGGTATGGTGACATTCCAATCCTCCAGCATTTCAAAGAAATTTAGGCAATTATATCAACAACGCCTCCATCAACACCCATCTTTGTTAGAAGTGCCTACCGAAGAGGAAGAAACTACTCTTACAATGGAAAAAATGTTAATTCAGTTTTTTCAAGATCGGATATATGTGGCATCTGATGAGTTTTACCGAACGTTACGTGATTGGAGCAGTCTTGTTATAGAAGGCAGGGTAGATCAATATTTCTACTCGGTAGTTGGAGACTGCTTGGTGCAAGCGGTTAGTGATGTTCTAGTGAGAGATCGTATGCCTGAGCCTAAACTCATCCGTTTTTTTACCGCTCTGAATCATTTGGTAAATTACACCTTGGCTGTTTTGCAAGAGGTTTACACACCATATCTATTTTTCCGTGATCTAAATGTACTTGGAATCTATGCTTACGAAATTGATATGTCCGATTTTGGTAAGATTACTTGGTTGGATGAACGTATCAAACAAATGATTGCTAAACGAGATGGAACGACGAATGTCGATTATAGGGGAAAAAGATGCTATGAATTACTTCGCGGGCGTCATTTTCGCTGCCCCGATTGCCCGATCGTATCAGGAGATCGAGATGGAACGTTATTTGTCTGGGATAAAAATGGAGTTGACCAGTTTTATAAGATAAGACATATTCCTCAAACTAAAATCTTTGGTTTATCTCGTGCCTTGTTAACCATGCAGGATAGCACACAAGAGGGCAAGGTCATTTTTGAAACGATTGAGCAGCTTTTACACCTTGCAGAATATAAGGATGCAGATACAGGAGAGCATGTTTTTCGAATTGGCCGACTATCTGCGGAATTGGCACGTCTCGTAGGGTGTGATGAAACATTTATTTCACATATCCGGACGGCAGCCCCCTTCCATGACATTGGAAAAATTGGAATCCCTGACTCTATCCTCAGTAAACCAGGCTCGTTAACGAGCGAAGAGCGAGAATCAATGAAAACTCATGCTGAGATAGGTCATCAGATTCTATCCAATCTAGAACTGCCCGTGTTGCAGATGGCTGCTCGAATAGCAGAAACCCATCATGAGTGGTGGAATGGGAAGGGTTATCCCAAATCCTTGGCTGGGGAAGCCATTCCTCTGGAAGGTAGAATTGTCGCCATTGTGGATGTATTTGATGCTTTGTTATCTAAACGTGCGTATAAACCGGCTTTCCCAGTAGAAAAGGTGAGAGATATATTATGGGAAGGTAGGGGAGTTCAATTTGATCCCCATTTAATTGATCTGTTTATGAATATGTGGGAAGAATTCGTATCCATTCAGAAATCGGAATATGAAGTTGGGCAGACACTTAGATAGTGTCTTTTTTTTTATGTCAAGATCGAATTGGAATAAAATGTAAGGTTATTTAGAATACTAAAAGATATATTGCGTACTTGGAGGGTTAGGGATGGATTCTAATCATAACATTAGGTTGACTTCATCAGAGATATCTAATTTATGGACAAATTATATGAATGATGCGATAGCCATTTGTATGTTAAAGCATTTTCAAGAGACGGTAAAAGATATGCAAATTAAACCACTGATCGAGTTCTCATTGGAAATATCCGAGAAGCATATTACAAAAATTACGGAAATATTTGAGAAGGAAAATCACCCCATTCCTATAGGCTATACAGACCAAGACATAAATCACAAGGCCCCTGCATTGTTCGGAGATTCCTTCTATTTACATTACATAAAACAAATGGCTCGAATCGGATTAACGGCTTATGGAATGTCATTAGGGTTGGCTGCTCGTGAGGATATTCGAAATATATACAACGAATGGCTAAAGGATGCCACGGAACTAGACAATCAAGCAACGAACCTCTTGCTGCATAAAGGTTTATATGTACGAGCTCCATTTATTTCGATACCATCAAAGACGGAATTTGTAAAGAGACAGACCTTTCTAGGGGATTTAATGGGAAAGGAACACAGACCCTTGTTGGCAATAGAAGTAAGTCATCTTTATGCCAATATCCAAACGAATGCGCTGGGCAAAGCTCTGGTCATGGGGTTTAGTCAAGTAGCGAAGTCGAATAAGGTAAGGGAATTTATGGTGGAAGGCAGAGATTTGGCAAGTAAGCATATTGGTATCTTGGGTGAATTTTTAAACAACAGTGAGCTAAAAGTTCCGATGACTTGGGATGATACCGTAACGAATTCTACGGTTTCACCTTTTTCAGATCGATTAATGATGGCACATGTAGCCCAAGTCATTTCTGTTGGTATGGCTGACTATGGAGCTTCACTGGCAATAAGTGCACGAAAGGATGTTGTCGCCGCGTATGGGAGACTTATGGCCGAGATCGGCCTATATGCTGGTGAAGGAGCACAGATGATGATCGACAACGAATGGATGGAACAGCCGCCTCAAGCAGATGATCGCAATGCCTTGGCTGGCGTTTAGAGTGGAGAAGCTCTTGAAGGGAGAACACCATCTTTATTATCGATAGGGGTAAAGATGGTGTTCTCAAAGCTAGACCGACTCCGTTATTCTAATACGATTAACTCCTGACTGAACCCGATCTCTTGTCCATTGACTGTGAGTATAGCGTGATTATTCGCATGCAATCGAACTTTAATATGATAGGTTCCGGGGTCTAAGTAATCTAAATTATAGTAGTTTCCATAAATCCGATTTACTTTTTCCCCATTAATGTAAAGGTGAGCATGTCCTTTATTATAATTCACCTTCTCCTCCCCTGTTTCTTCTGGGGTAAAGACAAAATTCTTTGGCGACACATGAAGTAACCAAGATCCTGACAAATCTTGCCGAACCCAACCATCGAGGGAAGGGATTGGATGTCCACTAGGAATAGAAAGGGTGGAATGAGAATGATTAGGGTGACTGACCGTGTGGTGACCATACTGCGTATGAAGGTAGAGCATAACTGAAACAAAGGTTGAAATTATAAAAAAGCTAATTAATCTGTACATCTCTCTTTCCTTTTCCTTGTCGTTTAATCACTCTACCGATAAGAATAAGTAGGATTCCACTTGCTAGAAAGGCCAAATCATAGGCTAGGGCATGGGGATCACCTGGTTTAACACGGTGGATCTGAAGGATATGATGGTTAATGATCCCTTCCACCAAATTAAATGTGCCTCCTCCAATTAAAAATCCACCGATCACAAGTTTTATACCTCTTGCATGGTCAGTAGGATTGTCTCCTAGCCATAATAGAACTCCTCCTGCAACAAGGGCGATCGTAACGGCAAAGTGAAATACCCCGTCACTTACAATTTGTCCCTGACGATCCGTTTCCATGATGACACTGTGCCATTGAAGAAGTTGATGAAAGATAATGCCGTCTAATGCTCCTAGAAATCCAAAGCCAAGAATAAAACTACCAATATGAATTAGCTTTCTCTTAGAGTGAATACTCATCAGTTTTCTCCTTTTACATTATTGATATTAGAATAGTATTCTCCACTATGGAAGGGAATATTCTGTTTATATAAAAAAAGGAAAGCACAATGTGCTTCCTCTTAGGTCTTATCCCGCATTTCACTGTTCATGGTTTGATTAGATATCTCTTCTGCGACTCCTGCTGCATCCATCATCTCTTCCATGCGCTCTTCTAAATTGCTCTCTCCACGAATTCGTTTTGGAGCCATTTCTTTTCTGTTTCGAGTGGGCATAATGCTTCCTCCCTTTCATGAATGATAGTTGGGCTGACGCCTTCCCTATTACATTATTTGGTGAAGGGGTTAGTTTTATGCTGTAAATAATTTTTTGTAATATTTTGTCGAAGGTCTTTTTAATCCTACTCTTATTGCCTAAAATAGAATTTAATTCGTTTTATGGTTTGCCTGAAGGAGGTCTTATGAAAAAGTCAAGTCCCGCTCTTCATCTACAATTAAAATTTTTATTGCATCTGTACCAGTCAACTGTTGGAATGATTGTTCAGGGTCGTTCTGTTACTGAAATACTAGAGGCTATTACCCTTAACATAGAAGAGCATTTAAATAGAAGAGTGTATTGTTCGGTTCTGCTCATGAATGAAAGTGATAACCGTCTAAAGCTAGGGTATGCTCCGAACTTACAGGAGTTTTTTACGACCGATATGATTGAGACTAACGTGGGACCTGAGGGCGGATATTGTGGGAGGGCAGCTTATTATAAAACTTCAGTTATTGTCCCGGATATATTACAAGATAAGCTGCACGAGAAATTTCACTCCTTAGCCCAAACGTATCAACTACGCGCTTGTTGGTCGATTCCCATTATGATGGAAGGTCGATTGTTAGGTGTTTTTAGCGTCTATCACGCGGTTCCTTCGCACCCTACAGCCTTTGAATTAGAGATGATTGAGACATGCGCCCATCTCGCAGGATTAGCGATTGAACGTGAACGGAAAGAACAAGAGTTTCTAGCAACAACAGAAGCGAAATTTCAAATGATTGCCGAACATACAAGTGATACGATTTCTGTACTTAATAGAGATGGTACAGTGGTCTATGCTTCTCCCGCAAATGAATTCACACTTGGTTATAGTCAGGCTGAGTACCAAGGCTTGTGTGTGTTTGATCTCGTGCATCCGGATGATTTATCCCATGTGCGACGTTCTTTCCGACGTATGGCAGATGAAAAAAACACGTCAGTGGTGGAATTTCGTTACCGTCATAAACAAGGACACTTCCTCATTATGGAGGTTAAAGGAAAGCCAGTGATCCAGGAGGATGGACAGGTTCAACGATTCGTAGTGGTAGGACGTGATGTGACAAGCCGTAGAGTCCAAGAGCAAAAGTTAGAGGAAAGTGAACAACGTTATAAGTCGTTGTTCGAAAACAATCCGGATGGTGTGTTTTCTTTATCATTAGAGGGAGAGATCTTTTCCCATAATACGTCTTTAGAGAGGATTCTAGGATACTCAAGTGAGGAGTTGCTTGGCGATGTTACTCGTGTTATAGCTCCAGAATGTTTGACGACGACGATGGAACACTTCTCGAGAGCGGTTCAAGGAGAACCACAAACTTATGAAACGCTAGCTGTTCATAAGTTAGGGTATCGTGTCCCAGTTCAGGTTACCAACATTCCAATTGTGGTAGGTGGACAGATTGTTGGGGTATTTGGAATCGCCAAAGACATTACGGAACAGAAGACGTCGCAAGAGGCTCTAAGAACGAGTGAAGAGCAACTTCGGTTATTAATCCATACCATTCCAGATATTGTATTGGTGAAAGATGCAGAGAATCGATTACTGGAAATCAATCAAGCAGCCTTAGATATTTTTGGAATGGATGGTTTGGACTATAGAGGCAGGGATTTCTTGGAGTTAGCTCAATTAAACGAACAGTACAAAGAGTTATACCTAGATTGCCATTACTCTGACAGAGAGGCATGGA includes:
- a CDS encoding electron transport protein; translated protein: MFRNLKMFKLGLVTLSTLVLVSISWFGSNPTYIYSPSKPKVKNPEQLTTVRVQANEDYSSSTLELGRKMFYEETFGNEVFFTDIMGSFDGPLTLANITKAVISLGGRGTANLQVELAESFKVGDKSFQKGELFDTGLDVAKGAYSPLGVKITFDDGRLKAGISCALCHATVDGKTGKVMQGVPNTDLNVGWMLAMGTNTASYFTHTDIKSLEDYLIDSDRTIKDSEGKIVRLPDPKILEETVDRDLVKWPRGSNDTTLDFMNNPVQIPDSFTLGDHPYGWSGQGLIGPYQGLSAAINNAHAQNTDGLSQTEISKPVLGIDKEVYLGTVLQNAATSKYRYEPSLQEKPSEFLAKIDPTPGVTGVNELIRAPFYPKISYISSVGHFQGSARYKAWEQVNAMSAWMNTNRVPKPEIEVDNQTVEIGKEVFIRAGCVTCHAGDYLTNNRIIPVKEVGTEASRARGFQLTERFFAEPSMWSKNTPVPIPDSAQSVPITITEDQRDQLKLAWAHDKTNGGYKVPSLLGLYWSVPYLHDGGVSVGKDLEKEVGASLTLHRGVQPDPFNSMRAMIDRELRRRVIQANRQAKDLAHVTGEGHSYWVDDQAGFTSREQDALIMYLFSIHDPGEKAK
- a CDS encoding alcohol dehydrogenase catalytic domain-containing protein, which produces MKALTYQGIMNVGITHVQDPVIQAQDDMIIRVTHSSICGSDLHFYYGMIPSMEKGFILGHETIGIVEDLGAGVHHLKKGDKVVIPYCIACGQCSFCQEGLESQCDVSNREAEVGSAFGCSRLFGDYDGGQAELLRVPFANYTSFLIPQDNEIADEELLLLTDALPTAYWSVLHAGVKPGDTVIVLGSGPIGLLTQKLAWLLGAERVIAIDHVPYRLEHAQRTNKVEAFNFKEVDDLGLLLKEETRGGADVVIDCVGMNGVFTPLELVQTALMLQGGAMGAIRMASQVVRKGGTIQLTGIYGIRYQGFPLGDLFSRNITLKMGLNPATHLIPPLYRMLREKKLVANDIITHQLGLKEAERAYDIFAHKKEGCIKVILKP
- a CDS encoding DUF2306 domain-containing protein, which gives rise to MFMDFFRWLHIAAGFLALSIFWVPILTKKGGKVHNRVGWVYVASMATVSVSALYMGVYRILSPQSDLDTIAFSWFLVFISILSGGTAWYGVRVLRFKKHQGKHREWVDLLLSSLLLISGVGISIYGFRLGFPLLQWFPLIGVFLGATQLYYWIITPMKKMRWIIEHIIGMLSCCIATVTAFTVFGAPRLLDIESVSPLLWFLPSMIMTPLIIGFSKHYEKKYNKKKAVVSG
- a CDS encoding protoglobin domain-containing protein, with product MLQTKTRIQVQNKDHLKQIHYMGLTEEQLLILARHQSTIMPYIEEIVDKLYDEIYQEPSFRTIIDQHSTLSRLKSAQKKYLMDSMAGYIDDKYIEDRYRVGQVHARIGLGLTWYVATYNRYMEILISIIHREIPEEEASLIQAIHSIFNFDIQIILGSYNQQEVDRAANPLHYEMERIRYLVGFTNEDIEVLNEYGGMVTFQSSSISKKFRQLYQQRLHQHPSLLEVPTEEEETTLTMEKMLIQFFQDRIYVASDEFYRTLRDWSSLVIEGRVDQYFYSVVGDCLVQAVSDVLVRDRMPEPKLIRFFTALNHLVNYTLAVLQEVYTPYLFFRDLNVLGIYAYEIDMSDFGKITWLDERIKQMIAKRDGTTNVDYRGKRCYELLRGRHFRCPDCPIVSGDRDGTLFVWDKNGVDQFYKIRHIPQTKIFGLSRALLTMQDSTQEGKVIFETIEQLLHLAEYKDADTGEHVFRIGRLSAELARLVGCDETFISHIRTAAPFHDIGKIGIPDSILSKPGSLTSEERESMKTHAEIGHQILSNLELPVLQMAARIAETHHEWWNGKGYPKSLAGEAIPLEGRIVAIVDVFDALLSKRAYKPAFPVEKVRDILWEGRGVQFDPHLIDLFMNMWEEFVSIQKSEYEVGQTLR
- a CDS encoding DUF3231 family protein; the protein is MDSNHNIRLTSSEISNLWTNYMNDAIAICMLKHFQETVKDMQIKPLIEFSLEISEKHITKITEIFEKENHPIPIGYTDQDINHKAPALFGDSFYLHYIKQMARIGLTAYGMSLGLAAREDIRNIYNEWLKDATELDNQATNLLLHKGLYVRAPFISIPSKTEFVKRQTFLGDLMGKEHRPLLAIEVSHLYANIQTNALGKALVMGFSQVAKSNKVREFMVEGRDLASKHIGILGEFLNNSELKVPMTWDDTVTNSTVSPFSDRLMMAHVAQVISVGMADYGASLAISARKDVVAAYGRLMAEIGLYAGEGAQMMIDNEWMEQPPQADDRNALAGV
- a CDS encoding DUF2243 domain-containing protein; the encoded protein is MSIHSKRKLIHIGSFILGFGFLGALDGIIFHQLLQWHSVIMETDRQGQIVSDGVFHFAVTIALVAGGVLLWLGDNPTDHARGIKLVIGGFLIGGGTFNLVEGIINHHILQIHRVKPGDPHALAYDLAFLASGILLILIGRVIKRQGKGKRDVQIN
- a CDS encoding PAS domain S-box protein, whose amino-acid sequence is MKKSSPALHLQLKFLLHLYQSTVGMIVQGRSVTEILEAITLNIEEHLNRRVYCSVLLMNESDNRLKLGYAPNLQEFFTTDMIETNVGPEGGYCGRAAYYKTSVIVPDILQDKLHEKFHSLAQTYQLRACWSIPIMMEGRLLGVFSVYHAVPSHPTAFELEMIETCAHLAGLAIERERKEQEFLATTEAKFQMIAEHTSDTISVLNRDGTVVYASPANEFTLGYSQAEYQGLCVFDLVHPDDLSHVRRSFRRMADEKNTSVVEFRYRHKQGHFLIMEVKGKPVIQEDGQVQRFVVVGRDVTSRRVQEQKLEESEQRYKSLFENNPDGVFSLSLEGEIFSHNTSLERILGYSSEELLGDVTRVIAPECLTTTMEHFSRAVQGEPQTYETLAVHKLGYRVPVQVTNIPIVVGGQIVGVFGIAKDITEQKTSQEALRTSEEQLRLLIHTIPDIVLVKDAENRLLEINQAALDIFGMDGLDYRGRDFLELAQLNEQYKELYLDCHYSDREAWMRVTPQHFEYEVQKPDGTSKVYDILKSSHFDGKGVPKHLVTIGRDITVRKSMETELRQMKEQLESLFQHSADGIAVLDIDRRFIRVNRAMELMFGWKAEELSDNCLVPDHLRMEAADLKRRVLSGEELVGIETVRKHKDGHHLEVSNTYSPIRDHQGEVVAFSVISRDISGRKQTEELLRRSDKLAVIGQLAAAVAHEIRNPLTSIKGFIQLFQDRIDSHFVGIMLDELKRIETIITEFLSLAKPQVTNFEPRSITKLIKDTLSIIETQALMDGIEIQLETSGMVPIINCDEYKIKQVLINILKNAMEAMPKGGKIYISLSIKGEQLVIQVRDEGHGIPADRMPHLGEPFYSHKEKGTGLGLMVSFKIIEEHRGRIQIQSECNKGTTVDIILPMNLV